The following proteins are encoded in a genomic region of Streptomyces gobiensis:
- a CDS encoding DUF418 domain-containing protein has protein sequence MSTHPAELRPATTSTPPRMRNVDGLRGFALFGILIVNIAYFASGYAFHGVTDPAFDSPLDHGVRAVVTLLFEMKFYLLFSFLFGYSFTLQTASADRAGAAFRPRHFRRLAGLFLLGALHAVLLFQGDILTTYALLGLLLYALRGVRTRTALITAAVLVGWVVLLFTSMAVAGLTAVDESAALADGRATTEAFSGGLGSVIAGRFEMLPRMAAGLLFQQAPTALAMFLLGLVAGRHRVMAHIPAHTRLLSRVQYAGFPIGLTGAVLLTALGGPHSLTGVAITSLTAPFLAAAYAATVLRLFETTRGTKLMNALAPAGRMALTNYLAQSLICVLIFTGIGAGLVGSLSPLTVLGIAVVIFVSQMLLSAYWLRRHRYGPVEWALRAFSYRGVRRTAP, from the coding sequence ATGAGCACTCATCCCGCCGAGCTCCGCCCCGCGACCACGTCCACCCCGCCCCGGATGCGGAATGTGGACGGGCTGCGCGGCTTCGCGCTCTTCGGCATTCTCATCGTCAATATCGCCTATTTCGCCTCGGGCTACGCCTTCCACGGCGTGACCGACCCCGCCTTCGACTCTCCGCTCGACCATGGCGTTCGCGCAGTGGTGACGCTGCTGTTCGAGATGAAGTTCTATCTCCTCTTCTCCTTCCTCTTCGGCTATAGCTTCACCCTGCAGACGGCCTCCGCCGACCGGGCCGGTGCCGCCTTCCGGCCACGCCACTTCCGGCGGCTGGCCGGGCTGTTCCTGCTGGGCGCGCTGCACGCCGTACTGCTCTTTCAGGGCGACATCCTCACCACCTACGCTCTGCTGGGGCTGCTGCTCTACGCGCTGCGGGGCGTCCGTACCCGCACAGCGCTCATCACCGCCGCGGTGCTGGTCGGCTGGGTCGTGCTGCTGTTCACCTCGATGGCGGTCGCCGGGCTCACGGCGGTCGATGAATCCGCCGCGCTCGCCGATGGCCGGGCGACCACGGAGGCGTTCTCCGGCGGGCTCGGCTCGGTCATAGCCGGGCGTTTCGAGATGCTGCCGCGGATGGCGGCGGGGCTGCTCTTCCAGCAGGCACCGACGGCGCTGGCGATGTTCCTGCTCGGGCTGGTCGCCGGGCGCCACCGCGTGATGGCCCATATACCCGCGCACACCCGGCTGCTGAGCCGCGTGCAGTACGCGGGCTTCCCCATCGGCCTCACCGGCGCTGTGCTGTTGACCGCGCTGGGCGGACCGCACAGCCTCACCGGCGTCGCCATCACCTCGCTCACCGCGCCGTTCCTGGCCGCCGCGTATGCCGCCACGGTGCTGCGGCTGTTTGAGACCACACGCGGGACGAAGCTCATGAACGCGCTCGCTCCGGCCGGGCGGATGGCGCTCACCAACTATCTGGCTCAGTCGCTGATCTGCGTACTGATCTTCACCGGGATTGGCGCCGGGCTGGTCGGCAGCCTCTCCCCGCTGACCGTGCTGGGCATCGCGGTGGTCATCTTCGTAAGCCAGATGCTGCTCAGCGCGTACTGGCTGCGGCGGCATCGGTACGGGCCCGTCGAGTGGGCGCTGCGGGCCTTCTCCTATCGAGGGGTTCGCCGTACCGCGCCCTGA
- a CDS encoding GNAT family N-acetyltransferase yields the protein MNNPQVLVQEATDAQRSVIERLAQLERHDLSAFRGYTPDADGVFAFDRLPNFFSEPDRHAYLIHYGETLAGFALTRGLSDGGTSVYAFFVVRALRRRSVGHRAALELLRLRPGRWGIAFQEENAGAARFWRQVATAAVGTAWQEELRPGPAGMAPDTWLLLDTQGETR from the coding sequence ATGAACAACCCACAGGTATTAGTGCAGGAAGCCACGGATGCACAGCGGTCGGTGATCGAGCGGTTGGCGCAGCTGGAGCGCCACGATCTGTCGGCCTTCCGGGGCTATACCCCGGACGCCGATGGCGTGTTCGCCTTTGACAGGCTTCCGAACTTCTTCAGCGAGCCGGACCGCCATGCGTATCTGATCCACTACGGGGAAACGCTCGCCGGTTTCGCCCTCACCCGTGGGCTGTCCGATGGCGGGACCTCGGTCTACGCCTTCTTTGTCGTGCGGGCACTGCGCCGGCGGTCGGTTGGCCACCGGGCCGCGCTCGAGCTGCTGCGGCTGCGTCCTGGCCGCTGGGGGATCGCCTTCCAGGAGGAGAACGCGGGCGCCGCCCGCTTCTGGCGGCAGGTCGCCACCGCCGCCGTCGGCACGGCCTGGCAGGAGGAGCTGCGGCCAGGGCCCGCCGGCATGGCGCCGGACACCTGGCTGCTGCTGGACACCCAGGGGGAAACGCGATGA
- a CDS encoding NAD-dependent epimerase/dehydratase family protein: MRLLVLGGTDFVGRAVAEEAVARGWRVTLFNRGTRQPPAGAQVRTGDRDAEAELAALESGAWDAVVDTWTGAPRAVRDAARLLAGRVGHYAYISSGSVYAWPSAAGSDEGAPLVAASADAGATEYAQDKRGGELAAEEVFGERALFVRAGLILGPYENIGRLPWWLRRIAQGGGPVLAPGPYGLELQYIDARDLASWTLDAAERGLGGPYNMVSPPGHTTMGELLDLCVQVTGSGAELRWIEPERILAAGLEPWTQLPIWLPPGELHAAIHQTDVSKALAAGLRCRPVAETVSDTWAWLCRNPGWEPHRSGLPPVGLPPEAEARVLGWPRAR; encoded by the coding sequence ATGAGACTTCTGGTGCTGGGTGGAACGGACTTTGTCGGGCGGGCCGTGGCCGAGGAAGCGGTGGCGCGGGGGTGGCGGGTGACCCTTTTCAACCGGGGGACCCGGCAGCCCCCGGCGGGTGCCCAGGTCCGTACCGGCGACCGCGATGCGGAGGCTGAGCTCGCCGCGCTGGAAAGCGGCGCCTGGGATGCCGTCGTCGATACATGGACGGGCGCGCCCCGGGCCGTACGGGATGCCGCGCGGCTGCTGGCGGGGCGGGTGGGGCACTATGCGTACATCTCCAGCGGGTCCGTGTACGCCTGGCCGTCCGCGGCCGGTTCTGATGAGGGCGCGCCACTGGTGGCGGCGTCGGCGGACGCTGGGGCCACGGAGTACGCGCAGGACAAGCGGGGCGGCGAGCTGGCCGCCGAAGAGGTCTTCGGGGAGCGGGCGCTGTTCGTACGGGCCGGGCTGATCCTCGGACCGTACGAGAACATCGGACGGCTGCCCTGGTGGCTGCGCCGGATCGCCCAGGGCGGCGGCCCGGTGCTGGCCCCTGGGCCGTACGGGCTGGAGCTGCAGTACATCGACGCCCGCGATCTGGCGAGCTGGACCCTGGACGCCGCCGAGCGCGGACTCGGCGGCCCGTACAACATGGTCAGCCCACCCGGGCACACCACGATGGGTGAGCTGCTGGACCTCTGCGTCCAGGTGACCGGTTCCGGCGCTGAGCTGCGGTGGATCGAGCCGGAAAGGATTCTGGCGGCCGGGCTCGAGCCCTGGACCCAGCTGCCGATCTGGCTGCCGCCGGGCGAGCTCCACGCAGCGATCCACCAGACCGATGTCTCCAAGGCGCTCGCCGCCGGACTGCGCTGCCGCCCGGTCGCAGAGACGGTCTCCGACACCTGGGCCTGGCTGTGCCGGAACCCCGGCTGGGAGCCACACCGCTCCGGCCTCCCACCGGTCGGGCTGCCCCCGGAGGCAGAAGCCAGGGTTCTCGGGTGGCCGCGAGCACGGTGA
- a CDS encoding ATP-binding protein, translating to MHRWSMRYTSVRGSVPDVRAEVTQTLHSWCCGSQTVSDAVLITNELAANAVCHGHVRGRFFEVTVTREAGELVIEVSDAHPEPPRLNETDDDTDEGGRGLRIVEMLSTKWGSREGPGGIGKTVWARLPMTAEGHATL from the coding sequence GTGCACCGATGGTCAATGCGCTACACCTCGGTGCGCGGTTCAGTCCCAGACGTACGGGCCGAAGTCACCCAGACCCTGCACAGCTGGTGCTGTGGGTCGCAGACGGTGAGCGACGCCGTCCTCATCACGAACGAACTCGCCGCCAACGCCGTGTGCCACGGTCATGTGCGGGGCCGGTTCTTCGAGGTGACGGTCACCCGCGAGGCCGGAGAACTCGTGATCGAGGTGTCCGACGCCCACCCGGAGCCCCCACGGCTGAACGAGACCGACGACGACACGGACGAGGGCGGTCGCGGCCTGCGCATCGTGGAAATGCTCAGCACCAAGTGGGGCTCGCGGGAAGGCCCGGGAGGCATTGGCAAGACGGTATGGGCCAGGCTGCCGATGACCGCCGAGGGCCACGCCACGCTCTAG
- a CDS encoding sirohydrochlorin chelatase yields the protein MRAPTLLLVAHGSRDPRHAATVTALCARLRALRPGLRVEVGYLDFNAPSVPQVLSRLHADGIRDVVALPLLLTRAFHAKSDIPSVLHETAARLPHLRITQADVLGPHGLLTAALTRRLSEAGLRTGDIPSTGVVLASAGSSDPEAIAVIAEIAREWRRTTGWCAVRPAFASASLPRTVDAVRALRADGIHRVAVAPYVIAPGFLPDRIAADARESGADLLAPVLGDAPELARLLLHRYDEARSREFAAFAA from the coding sequence ATGCGCGCCCCCACCCTCCTCCTCGTCGCCCACGGCAGCCGCGATCCCCGCCACGCGGCCACGGTGACCGCGCTGTGCGCGCGGCTCCGTGCGCTGCGGCCGGGGCTGCGGGTCGAGGTGGGCTACCTGGACTTCAACGCGCCATCCGTCCCCCAGGTCCTGTCCCGCCTGCACGCCGACGGCATCCGCGACGTAGTGGCCCTCCCCCTTCTCCTCACCCGGGCCTTCCACGCCAAGTCCGACATCCCATCGGTACTGCATGAGACAGCCGCCCGCCTCCCCCACCTCCGCATCACCCAGGCCGACGTACTGGGCCCGCACGGTTTGCTGACCGCTGCCCTGACCCGACGCCTGTCCGAAGCCGGTCTCCGCACCGGCGACATCCCCTCCACCGGGGTCGTGCTGGCCTCGGCGGGCTCCTCAGACCCGGAGGCGATCGCAGTGATCGCTGAAATCGCGCGGGAGTGGCGGCGTACCACTGGTTGGTGCGCCGTGCGGCCTGCGTTCGCCTCCGCATCCCTGCCCCGCACGGTGGATGCCGTCCGCGCCCTGCGCGCGGACGGCATCCACCGGGTGGCCGTCGCCCCCTACGTCATCGCCCCGGGCTTCCTCCCGGACCGTATCGCCGCCGACGCCCGGGAGTCGGGCGCCGACCTCCTCGCCCCGGTCCTGGGCGACGCCCCCGAGCTGGCCCGGCTGCTGCTGCACCGCTACGACGAGGCCCGCTCCCGCGAGTTCGCCGCCTTCGCGGCGTAG
- a CDS encoding ABC transporter permease, with protein MPATDAKDTPQAADDSQEMASGLDALETQAPAKDAGRRMLAKAAPPLLAIAVVLALWQLAHTLQWSGTLPAPAAVGAELAAASSDGTLLPALGHSILRCLIGFGASAAIGIPLGVLLTRLSALRTLFGPILSSIQSLPAAALVPIAIIALGPSEGAVYAVVLLGAVPSIAVGVAAGIDQVPPLLLRAGHSMGATGSRGALHVLLPAALPSLISALRQGWTFGWRALMTAELITATPLPGIGRMLAEGNAAQSMSQVLAAVALILAVGVLVESALFTPLERRVLHSRGLTGAGT; from the coding sequence ATGCCCGCCACTGACGCCAAGGACACCCCACAGGCGGCGGACGACTCACAGGAGATGGCCTCCGGCCTCGACGCGCTGGAGACCCAGGCCCCCGCCAAGGACGCCGGGCGGCGGATGCTCGCCAAGGCCGCCCCACCGCTGCTCGCCATCGCCGTGGTGCTCGCCCTGTGGCAGCTCGCCCACACCCTCCAGTGGTCCGGCACGCTCCCCGCCCCCGCCGCGGTGGGGGCCGAACTGGCCGCCGCCTCCTCCGACGGCACTCTGCTGCCTGCCCTCGGACACAGCATTCTGCGCTGCCTCATCGGCTTCGGCGCCTCGGCCGCCATCGGCATCCCCCTGGGCGTACTGCTCACCCGGCTCAGCGCGCTGCGCACCCTCTTCGGCCCGATCCTCTCGTCCATCCAGTCGCTGCCCGCCGCCGCGCTCGTCCCCATCGCCATCATCGCCCTCGGCCCCTCCGAGGGAGCGGTCTACGCCGTCGTCCTCCTCGGCGCCGTCCCTTCCATCGCGGTAGGTGTGGCCGCCGGAATCGACCAGGTCCCGCCCCTCCTGCTGCGCGCGGGCCACTCCATGGGCGCCACCGGCTCACGCGGCGCCCTGCATGTCCTGCTCCCCGCGGCCCTGCCCAGCCTCATCTCCGCCCTCCGCCAGGGCTGGACCTTTGGCTGGCGTGCCCTGATGACCGCCGAGCTGATCACCGCCACTCCCCTGCCCGGCATCGGCCGGATGCTCGCCGAGGGCAACGCCGCCCAGTCCATGAGCCAGGTACTCGCCGCCGTCGCCCTCATCCTCGCGGTCGGCGTCCTCGTCGAATCCGCCCTGTTCACCCCGCTGGAGCGCCGCGTCCTGCACAGCCGCGGCCTCACCGGCGCAGGCACCTGA
- a CDS encoding ABC transporter ATP-binding protein: MPTELATPAPATSAAAATETNERPYAVQLDHVSKVFGRPGAQQLVLDDIQLDAAPGEFVCLLGASGCGKSTLLNLVAGLDQPTSGTARVPFGRPALMFQDHALFPWLSAGRNVELALKLAGVPKAQRRAEAEELLHLVRLPDAYGKRVHQLSGGMRQRVALARSLAQGSEVLLMDEPFAALDAITRDLLHDELTRVWRERGLTVLFVTHNVREAVRLGQRVVLLSSRPGRIAHEWDVDIPYPRRIEDTAVTTLAREITGHLHEEIVRHARH; encoded by the coding sequence GTGCCCACTGAACTCGCCACCCCCGCCCCGGCAACCTCCGCTGCCGCCGCCACCGAGACCAATGAGCGCCCCTACGCGGTGCAGCTCGACCATGTCTCCAAGGTGTTCGGCCGCCCCGGCGCCCAGCAGCTCGTCCTGGACGACATCCAGCTGGACGCCGCGCCCGGGGAGTTCGTGTGCCTGCTCGGGGCCTCCGGCTGCGGCAAGTCCACCCTGCTCAACCTGGTCGCCGGTCTTGACCAGCCCACCTCGGGCACCGCCCGGGTGCCCTTCGGCCGCCCGGCGCTGATGTTCCAGGACCATGCGCTGTTCCCGTGGCTGAGCGCGGGCCGCAATGTCGAGCTGGCCCTCAAGCTCGCCGGAGTGCCCAAGGCCCAGCGGCGCGCAGAGGCCGAAGAGCTGCTGCATCTGGTGCGGCTGCCGGACGCCTACGGCAAGCGGGTGCACCAGCTCTCCGGCGGTATGCGGCAGCGCGTCGCCCTGGCCCGTTCGCTGGCCCAGGGCAGCGAGGTCCTGCTGATGGACGAGCCGTTCGCCGCGCTGGACGCCATCACCCGTGACCTGCTGCACGACGAGCTCACCCGGGTCTGGCGGGAGCGCGGCCTGACCGTTCTGTTCGTCACCCACAACGTCCGTGAGGCCGTCCGCCTCGGCCAGCGAGTGGTGCTGCTCTCCTCCCGCCCCGGCCGGATCGCCCACGAGTGGGACGTGGACATCCCCTACCCGCGCCGGATCGAGGACACCGCGGTCACCACCCTCGCCCGGGAGATCACCGGCCATCTGCACGAGGAGATCGTCCGACATGCCCGCCACTGA
- a CDS encoding sulfate adenylyltransferase subunit 1 produces MSTTTDLIEASATSLLRFATAGSVDDGKSTLVGRLLHDSKSVLADQLEAVEHASRSRGQEAPDLALLTDGLRAEREQGITIDVAYRYFATPKRRFILADTPGHVQYTRNMVTGASTAELAVVLVDARNGVVEQTRRHAAVAALLRVPHVVLAVNKMDLVDYAEPVFAAIAEEFTGYAASLGVPEITTIPISALAGDNVVTPSATMDWYGGPTVLEHLETVPVTHDPAEDVARFPVQYVIRPQTAEHPDYRGYAGQIASGILRVGDPVTVLPSGRTSTIEAIDALGQSVDVAWAPQSVTVRLADDLDISRGDLIAPTDATVTCSQDLTATVCHLHDRPLKVGERVLLKHTTRTVKAIVKDIPSRLTLDDLSQHPAPGELAANDIGRVVIRTAEPLPVDAYADSRRTGSFLLIDPADGTTLTAGMAGDAFAETAEDAPKSTPDDDGWDF; encoded by the coding sequence ATGAGCACCACCACCGATCTGATCGAGGCCTCGGCCACCTCCCTGCTGCGCTTCGCGACCGCGGGATCCGTCGACGACGGCAAGTCCACGCTGGTGGGGCGGCTGCTGCATGACTCCAAGTCGGTGCTGGCCGACCAGCTGGAGGCGGTCGAGCACGCCTCCCGCAGCCGGGGCCAGGAGGCCCCGGACCTGGCGCTGCTGACCGACGGGCTGCGGGCGGAGCGGGAGCAGGGCATCACCATCGATGTCGCCTACCGCTACTTCGCCACGCCCAAGCGGCGGTTCATCCTGGCCGACACTCCCGGGCATGTGCAGTACACCCGCAACATGGTCACCGGCGCCTCCACCGCCGAGCTGGCCGTCGTGCTGGTCGACGCCCGCAACGGTGTGGTGGAGCAGACCCGCCGCCATGCCGCCGTGGCCGCCCTGCTGCGCGTCCCGCACGTCGTCCTGGCCGTCAACAAGATGGACCTGGTCGACTACGCCGAGCCCGTCTTCGCGGCCATCGCCGAGGAGTTCACCGGCTACGCCGCCTCCCTCGGCGTCCCGGAGATCACCACGATCCCGATCTCCGCACTCGCGGGCGACAACGTCGTGACCCCCTCGGCCACCATGGACTGGTACGGCGGCCCCACCGTCCTGGAGCACCTGGAGACCGTCCCGGTCACCCATGACCCGGCCGAGGACGTGGCCCGCTTCCCGGTCCAGTACGTGATCCGTCCGCAGACGGCCGAGCACCCCGACTACCGTGGCTACGCGGGCCAGATCGCCTCCGGCATCCTGCGCGTGGGCGACCCGGTCACCGTGCTGCCCTCGGGCCGTACGAGCACCATCGAGGCCATCGACGCACTCGGCCAGTCCGTGGACGTGGCCTGGGCGCCCCAGTCCGTCACCGTGCGGCTCGCGGACGACCTGGACATCTCCCGGGGTGACCTGATCGCCCCCACCGACGCCACGGTGACCTGCAGCCAGGACCTCACCGCCACGGTCTGCCATCTGCACGACCGGCCGCTGAAGGTCGGCGAGCGGGTGCTGCTCAAGCACACCACCCGCACGGTGAAGGCGATCGTCAAGGACATCCCCTCCCGGCTGACCCTGGACGACCTCTCCCAGCACCCGGCCCCCGGTGAGCTGGCGGCCAATGACATCGGCCGGGTCGTGATCCGTACCGCCGAGCCGCTGCCGGTCGACGCCTACGCCGACTCCCGCCGCACCGGATCGTTCCTCCTCATCGACCCCGCCGACGGCACCACCCTCACGGCCGGTATGGCCGGAGACGCCTTCGCCGAAACGGCCGAGGACGCCCCGAAGTCCACCCCGGACGATGACGGCTGGGACTTCTGA
- the cysD gene encoding sulfate adenylyltransferase subunit CysD, with protein sequence MTEDNPYALTHLDALESEAVHIFREVAGEFERPVILFSGGKDSIVMLHLALKAFAPAPVPFALLHVDTGHNFPEVIDYRDRTVAEHGLRLHVASVQEFIDSGQLRERPDGTRNPLQTVPLLDAIDKNRFDAVFGGGRRDEEKARAKERVFSLRDEFGVWDPRRQRPELWQLYNGRHSPGEHVRVFPLSNWTELDVWQYIAREKIELPEIYYAHEREVFARSGMWLAPGEWGGPKDGETVETRLVRYRTVGDMSCTGAVDSDADTIEKVIAEIAASRLTERGATRADDKLSEAAMEDRKREGYF encoded by the coding sequence GTGACGGAGGACAATCCCTACGCGCTGACGCACCTGGACGCGCTGGAGTCCGAGGCGGTGCATATCTTCCGTGAGGTGGCGGGCGAGTTCGAGCGTCCCGTCATTCTCTTCTCGGGCGGCAAGGACTCCATCGTCATGCTGCATCTGGCGCTGAAGGCGTTCGCCCCGGCGCCGGTGCCGTTCGCTCTGCTGCATGTGGACACCGGGCACAACTTCCCGGAGGTCATCGACTACCGGGACCGCACGGTCGCCGAGCACGGCCTTCGGCTGCATGTGGCGTCGGTGCAGGAGTTCATCGACAGCGGCCAGCTGCGCGAGCGCCCGGACGGCACCCGCAATCCGCTGCAGACGGTGCCGCTGCTGGACGCCATCGACAAGAACCGTTTTGACGCGGTCTTCGGCGGCGGCCGCCGGGACGAGGAGAAGGCCCGCGCGAAGGAGCGGGTCTTCTCCCTGCGTGATGAGTTCGGTGTCTGGGACCCGCGCCGTCAGCGGCCGGAGCTGTGGCAGCTCTACAACGGCCGCCACTCCCCCGGCGAGCATGTGCGGGTCTTCCCGCTGTCCAACTGGACCGAGCTGGATGTGTGGCAGTACATCGCCCGGGAGAAGATCGAGCTCCCGGAGATCTACTACGCCCATGAGCGCGAGGTCTTCGCCCGCAGCGGCATGTGGCTGGCGCCGGGCGAGTGGGGCGGCCCCAAGGACGGCGAGACCGTGGAGACCCGCCTGGTGCGCTACCGCACGGTCGGCGATATGTCCTGCACCGGCGCCGTGGATTCCGACGCCGACACCATTGAGAAGGTCATCGCCGAGATCGCCGCTTCCCGGCTCACCGAGCGCGGCGCGACCCGGGCCGACGACAAGCTCTCCGAGGCCGCGATGGAAGACCGTAAGCGCGAGGGGTACTTCTGA
- the cysC gene encoding adenylyl-sulfate kinase, translating to MSVAQTGATVWLTGLPSAGKTTIATALADRLRGEGHRVEVLDGDEIREFLSAGLGFSREDRHTNVQRIGFVAELLASHGVKVLVPVIAPYADSREAVRKRHQVEGTGFLEVHIATPVEVCSVRDVKGLYAKQAAGEIAGLTGVDDPYEAPEDPDLRIHAHVQTVEESATALHTLLIERGLA from the coding sequence ATGAGCGTGGCTCAGACGGGTGCCACGGTGTGGCTCACCGGTCTGCCGAGCGCGGGCAAGACGACCATCGCCACCGCGCTGGCGGACCGGCTGCGCGGCGAGGGGCACCGGGTGGAGGTGCTGGACGGTGATGAGATCCGCGAGTTCCTCTCGGCCGGGCTCGGATTTTCCCGCGAGGACCGGCATACGAACGTCCAGCGGATCGGCTTCGTGGCCGAACTGCTCGCCTCCCACGGGGTGAAGGTGCTCGTGCCGGTGATCGCGCCCTACGCGGACAGCCGGGAGGCGGTCCGTAAGCGCCATCAGGTGGAGGGCACCGGCTTCCTTGAGGTGCATATCGCCACTCCGGTGGAGGTGTGCTCCGTACGCGATGTGAAGGGGCTCTACGCCAAGCAGGCGGCCGGGGAGATCGCCGGGCTGACCGGTGTGGACGACCCGTATGAGGCTCCGGAAGACCCGGATCTGCGGATCCACGCCCATGTGCAGACCGTCGAGGAATCCGCGACGGCGCTGCACACGCTGCTGATCGAGAGGGGACTGGCGTGA
- a CDS encoding phosphoadenylyl-sulfate reductase encodes MTSTSTSSTAVGLRELAERAGRELEEAPALEILRWAAETFGERFCVTSSMEDAVVAHLASQAFPGVDVVFLDTGYHFPETIGTRDAVAAVMDVNLITLTPRQTVAEQDAQYGPKLHDRDPDLCCALRKVKPLEEGLTGYDAWATGLRRDESPTRANTPVVGWDEKRQKVKISPIARWTQDDVDAYVTEHGVLTNPLLMDGYASVGCAPCTRRVQDGEDARAGRWAGQNKTECGLHG; translated from the coding sequence ATGACCAGCACCAGTACCAGCAGCACCGCGGTCGGGCTGCGAGAGCTCGCCGAGCGGGCCGGACGGGAGCTGGAGGAGGCACCCGCGCTGGAGATCCTGCGCTGGGCCGCAGAAACGTTCGGCGAGCGTTTCTGCGTCACCTCCTCCATGGAGGACGCGGTCGTGGCGCATCTGGCGTCCCAGGCGTTCCCGGGCGTGGATGTGGTGTTCCTGGACACCGGCTACCACTTCCCGGAGACCATCGGCACCCGGGACGCGGTGGCGGCCGTGATGGACGTCAACCTCATCACGCTCACCCCACGCCAGACGGTCGCCGAGCAGGACGCCCAGTACGGGCCGAAGCTGCATGACCGTGACCCGGACCTGTGCTGCGCGCTACGCAAGGTCAAGCCCCTCGAAGAGGGCCTGACCGGCTATGACGCCTGGGCGACCGGGCTGCGCCGCGATGAGTCACCGACCCGGGCGAACACCCCGGTCGTCGGCTGGGACGAGAAGCGGCAGAAGGTCAAGATCTCCCCCATCGCCCGCTGGACGCAGGACGATGTGGACGCCTATGTGACCGAGCACGGTGTGCTCACCAACCCGCTGCTGATGGACGGCTACGCCTCCGTGGGCTGCGCCCCCTGCACCCGGCGCGTACAGGACGGCGAGGACGCACGGGCCGGGCGCTGGGCCGGACAGAACAAGACCGAGTGCGGGCTGCACGGCTGA